One Candidatus Babeliales bacterium genomic window, AACGGGGCGCGGTAATGTTATTTTGCGTGGTGTTGCTGAATTTGAAGAAAAGGCAAGCAAAGGCGCAAGTATTATTATTACTCAATTGCCGTATCAAGTTAATAAAGCTGATTTAACTATCAAAATTGCTGATCTGGTGAAAAATAAAGTTATTGATGGTATTTCTAATATTAAAGATGAATCAGATAAAAAAGGTATGCGCTTAGTGATTGATCTTAAGCGTGGCGAAATTCCCAGTGTCATCTTAAATCAATTGTACAAACATACCAATCTACAAACATCAGTTTCTATTCTGATGCTTGGTCTTCTTGATAACCAGCCACTCATTTTCTCGCTGCGTGAATTGTTGAGCGAATTTTTATACCATCGTCAACAAATTATTTATCGCCGTACACAATATGATTTAAGCAAGGCTCAAGAGCGCGAACATCTTTTGGCTGGTTTTGTTATTGCACTCGCAAGTATTGATGAAGTTATTGCGCTCATTAAAAAATCACCATCTGCTAACGAAGCGATTGTGTTATTAAATAAGCGCTTCTTGCTTTCTGAAAGACAAGGTAAAGCCATTCTGGAAATGCGCTTACAACGTTTGACAGGTCTTGAACAAGAAAAGATTTACAGTGAGATGGAAGAGATTAAATCTAAAATTATTTATTTCCGATCTATTCTTGAAAATGAAGGAATCTTGAAGCAAGAAATTGTTAAAGAATTAGAAGATATTAAATCAAATTATAATGATGCACGTCGCACAAAGATTGAAGGTGCGATTGATATTCTTACTGAAGCAGATCTAATACCTGATGAAGAAGCGGTTGTTACGCTTACCATGAAGGGCTATGTTAAACGTGTTCCGCTTGGTGCATATGGTGTGCAGCGCCGTGGTGGTAAAGGAAAAATGGGTCTTACTGCACTCGAAGGTGATATTGTACAAGATGTATTTGTTGCAAAAGCACATGATATGTTGTTGTTCTTTACCAACCTGGGACGTGTGTATAGCTTGAATACATTTGAAGTGCCTGAAGCATCTCGTGTTGCACGCGGCCGTGCAATTGTGAACTTACTGCCATTGCAAGAAGGTGAAACGGTAGTAAAACTACTTCCTTCTCGTGATATGGAAGGTAAGTTTATGGTTATGGTTACGCGTGAAGGTATTATTAAGCGTACTGATGCATCTGATTTTGCAAAAATTCGTGCAACAGGTATTCGTGCAATTACATTGCGTACTGGCGATGAGCTTGTGTTCTGTTCATTGAGTAGTGGTAGCGATACTATCATTCTTTCAACTTCTCGTGGTCAAGGAATTCGCTTCAAAGAAACAGAAGTTCGTTCCATGGG contains:
- the gyrA gene encoding DNA gyrase subunit A; this translates as MERPTSLVNNKNIPIRPILIEKELKDSFLDYAMSVVVSRALPDIRDGLKPVHRRILYTMHQLGFFYNKPYHKSVRVVGDVLGRFHPHGDQAVYQSMVGLIQDFSKRYPLLDGQGNWGSVDGDNAAAMRYTEVRMARIAQEILADIEKETVSFVPNFDESTVEPIVLPSKLPNLLINGVAGIAVGMATSIPPHNLGEIVGALLAMLKSEFITDDELFAHIPGPDFPTGGIICGRAGIVKAYKTGRGNVILRGVAEFEEKASKGASIIITQLPYQVNKADLTIKIADLVKNKVIDGISNIKDESDKKGMRLVIDLKRGEIPSVILNQLYKHTNLQTSVSILMLGLLDNQPLIFSLRELLSEFLYHRQQIIYRRTQYDLSKAQEREHLLAGFVIALASIDEVIALIKKSPSANEAIVLLNKRFLLSERQGKAILEMRLQRLTGLEQEKIYSEMEEIKSKIIYFRSILENEGILKQEIVKELEDIKSNYNDARRTKIEGAIDILTEADLIPDEEAVVTLTMKGYVKRVPLGAYGVQRRGGKGKMGLTALEGDIVQDVFVAKAHDMLLFFTNLGRVYSLNTFEVPEASRVARGRAIVNLLPLQEGETVVKLLPSRDMEGKFMVMVTREGIIKRTDASDFAKIRATGIRAITLRTGDELVFCSLSSGSDTIILSTSRGQGIRFKETEVRSMGRQASGVMGIRVKKNDRVVGMEIVSDHGEILFATEHGYGKKVRIADFRIAHRGGMGVRTIPTEKRNGPVIGLAIVHEDSHILLIDQAGKIICLSAKDIRAMGRQAKGVRLIRLDDSQKLHNVVAFESSEDPAADIDEEGGTVIEKRTLPVAENGQEDEDDEDEEEVEEEDEGDDSADSDIEYEEDDADDVEEDEELEL